A region of the Candidatus Eisenbacteria bacterium genome:
CGCGCGCGTCCGCGTGCAGCGAGACGAGGAGCTCGGGATTCCGCTGGAGCTTCCCTCCCAGCGCGGGTCCCACGTCCACCAGCGCGATCGGCGCGTCGTTCAGCGTCACCGCCCCTCCGCGGCTCAAGGCGATCCGGATCGCGGCCTCCTCGAGCAGGCTCTCGCCCGCGGTCGCGCCCGGGAGCCGGACCTGGCTCGAGTCCTGTTCCTGGATGATCGTCGTGCTCATGAAGAAGATCAGGAGGAGCATCGCGATGTCGGCCATCGACGCGGTCGGGATCACGTTGTGGTGCCCCGCGCGCCGCTTGATCGTCACGCGCCCTCCGCGGTGCGCAGCGAGATGTCCCGCGCTCCCGAGAGCTTCACCTGATCCAGGGTCTGCACGAGCGCGTCGTACGGCGCGCGAGGATGGATCTCGAGCGTCACGAGTGTCCCCGGCCGCCGCTCCAGTCTCCGGCGAAGCGCGTCCCGCAGGGTTCCGGCGGCGACGGTCTCCCCGTCCAGCCGGAGCGACCGGTCGGCGCCGACCGTGACCCGCGCGATCCGGTCCGAGGCCACCGCTCGCGGAGCCGCGCCGGGAGCGGGCAGTCCGAGCAGGATGCCCCGTTCGACCTGGAAGACCGCGGTCGCGAGAAAGAAGATGAGGAGCAGGAAGGAGACGTCCGCGGTGGACACGAGCGGGATCTCGGGATGGGGATGGCGACGCCGGAGCGGCTTCATCGTGGGTTGGAGGCCGGCGGCGCGTGAAGCGTTGGAACGAAGGGCTCCGGCACCGGGTTCGAGGTGAGGACGTCGATCAGCTCGGCCCCCGACTCCTCCATGTCGATCACGAACTTGTCGATCCGGGACACGAAGTAGTTGTGCGCCGCCTGGACCGGGATCGCCACGATGAGTCCCGCGGCGGTCGTGATGAGGGCTTCGTAGATCCCGGTCGCGACGAGCTTCGCCGAGACCTCCTCGGCGGCCGCGATGGCCTCGAAGGCGTGGATCATCCCGCTCACGGTGCCCAGGAATCCGAGGAGCGGCGCGATGTTCGCCACGGTGGCGAGCCAGATGAGCCCCCGCTCGAGGAGCGCGGTCTCGATCGACGCCGCGGTCGTGATGGCCTTCTCCACCGCCTCCGGCCCCTTCTTGGCACGGAGGAGCCCCGAGTGCAGCACGGCCGCGATCGGCCCGCGA
Encoded here:
- a CDS encoding biopolymer transporter ExbD: MTIKRRAGHHNVIPTASMADIAMLLLIFFMSTTIIQEQDSSQVRLPGATAGESLLEEAAIRIALSRGGAVTLNDAPIALVDVGPALGGKLQRNPELLVSLHADARAPYETVALLIEQLKAARAPRVALAVERRERS
- a CDS encoding biopolymer transporter ExbD; its protein translation is MKPLRRRHPHPEIPLVSTADVSFLLLIFFLATAVFQVERGILLGLPAPGAAPRAVASDRIARVTVGADRSLRLDGETVAAGTLRDALRRRLERRPGTLVTLEIHPRAPYDALVQTLDQVKLSGARDISLRTAEGA
- a CDS encoding MotA/TolQ/ExbB proton channel family protein, giving the protein MHVVPAALAGVVALAPEARAETLSRQSGLLELYWTGGVFMHPILLCSLIGLAIILERLFFFAKARTDAGRLMNDLLRTLQEDGIEAAQRMLHGRRGPIAAVLHSGLLRAKKGPEAVEKAITTAASIETALLERGLIWLATVANIAPLLGFLGTVSGMIHAFEAIAAAEEVSAKLVATGIYEALITTAAGLIVAIPVQAAHNYFVSRIDKFVIDMEESGAELIDVLTSNPVPEPFVPTLHAPPASNPR